From Rutidosis leptorrhynchoides isolate AG116_Rl617_1_P2 chromosome 3, CSIRO_AGI_Rlap_v1, whole genome shotgun sequence, a single genomic window includes:
- the LOC139899613 gene encoding two-component response regulator-like APRR3 — protein sequence MRSVGVSTSVPASKGSAELNHHKWKELKEVRDAGAFNGQRLSEEDESKINEDINSSRRIELVVKDVVQRQHPLPQGPLVQWDRFLPLRSLKVLLVEDDDCTRHVVSALLRNCSYEVTAVENGVEAWKVLTDLNKQIDLVLTEVVMPYLSGVGLLTKIMNHIPCKNIPVIMMSSDDSMGLVFNCLSKGAVDFLVKPIRKNELKNLWQHVWRKCHSSSGSESESGIHAHKPTNVRSNEVLDDDSDEDDDVSIDLTTKDGSDNGSGTQSSWSRRAVEAESVKYSRAQLTGPPDSTCAQVIHVSPDTAGTKRHGEKDDKIDAVEMGKDLEIGISRNSDKNMDLKLKESGEPRTVSANNVMIAKANSNGSPALDLSLKRSRDVEDSDTSTHKRNVLRQSDLSAFSRYNNTTSHSNQAPTGNVGSCSPVDVAKPDNIQSNSNGTLNRRSNGSSTQNNDMGSSTNNVFSKPEPLADNKAIPPVLSEVDKSQFQVQHHHHHYHHYHHHVHKTQKKLKGNQDDDDDDDDDDDDDDDDGSSRNMVSNDLGGAPDEGNAANYASASGSNNKSNGENGSNGQKGNSYVLAIAEGGDNGVAEKGNTGNVSGNGSRVDQDRLAQREAALIKFRQKRKERCFEKKVRYQSRKKLAEQRPRVRGQFVRQGVNGKDSDS from the exons ATGAGGAGTGTTGGGGTTAGTACTAGTGTTCCTGCAAGTAAAGGATCGGCCGAGCTCAATCACCATAAATGGAAGGAGCTGAAGGAAGTGAGAGATGCAGGTGCATTTAATGGTCAAAGGCTGTCTGAGGAAGAtgagtcaaagattaatgaagatattaATAGTAGTAGGCGTATAGAGTTGGTTGTGAAAGATGTTGTTCAACGACAACATCCACTACCTCAAGGCCCTCTGGTTCAATGGGATAGGTTTCTGCCTCTTCGATCACTCAAAGTTCTGTTGGTTGAAGATGATGACTGTACCCGGCATGTAGTTAGTGCTCTGCTGCGTAACTGCAGCTATGAAG TTACTGCTGTAGAAAACGGTGTAGAAGCATGGAAAGTGTTGACTGATCTCAATAAGCAAATTGATCTGGTTTTAACTGAGGTAGTCATGCCGTATTTATCAGGAGTTGGTCTTTTGACCAAGATCATGAACCACATACCATGTAAAAATATTCCAGTAATTA TGATGTCTTCTGATGACTCTATGGGTTTAGTCTTTAACTGTTTATCCAAAGGTGCCGTTGACTTTTTAGTCAAACCTATTCGAAAAAACGAGCTTAAGAATCTCTGGCAGCATGTGTGGAGAAAATGTCATAGT TCTAGCGGCAGTGAGAGTGAGAGTGGTATACATGCGCATAAACCTACAAATGTGAGAAGCAATGAAGTCTTGGATGATgacagtgatgaagatgatgacgtcAGCATAGACCTGACCACTAAGGATGGTAGTGACAATGGAAGCGGCACTCAG AGTTCTTGGTCAAGAAGAGCAGTGGAAGCTGAAAGTGTAAAGTATTCACGGGCCCAATTAACGGGGCCCCCTGATAGTACTTGTGCCCAGGTTATCCATGTAAGTCCAGATACAGCTGGCACAAAAAGGCATGGCGAAAAGGATGATAAAATAG ATGCAGTTGAAATGGGGAAAGATCTGGAGATAGGTATTTCTAGAAATTCAGATAAAAACATGGATCTAAAGTTAAAGGAATCGGGGGAACCAAGGACCGTTTCTGCTAATAATGTTATGATTGCCAAAGCAAATAGTAACGGATCACCTGCACTTGACCTCAGTTTGAAGAGATCACGAGACGTTGAGGATTCTGATACGAGTACCCATAAGCGAAATGTGCTACGACAATCGGACCTTTCAGCTTTCTCGAG GTATAACAATACCACATCACACTCCAATCAAGCTCCAACTGGAAATGTAGGCAGCTGCTCACCGGTAGATGTTGCAAAACCAGATAACATACAATCTAATTCAAATGGAACCCTGAATCGACGTTCTAATGGCAGTAGCACTCAAAATAATGATATGGGGTCAAGTACTAACAACGTTTTCTCTAAACCCGAACCACTAGCAGATAATAAAGCCATTCCCCCCGTTCTTTCTGAAGTTGACAAGTCACAGTTTCAGGTCCAACACCATCACCACCAttaccaccactaccaccatcatGTCCATAAgacacagaagaaactaaaaggtaaccaggatgatgatgatgatgatgatgatgatgatgatgatgatgatgatgatggatctTCAAGAAACATGGTCTCTAATGATTTGGGTGGTGCACCAGATGAAGGAAACGCTGCTAATTATGCAAGTGCATCAGGAAGTAACAACAAGAGTAATGGTGAAAATGGTAGTAATGGTCAAAAAGGTAACAGCTATGTGTTGGCCATAGCTGAAGGAGGTGATAATGGGGTTGCTGAAAAGGGCAATACTGGAAATGTAAGTGGAAACGGAAGTAGGGTTGATCAAGACAGATTAGCTCAAAGAGAGGCCGCCCTAATTAAGTTCCGTCAGAAGAGGAAAGAAAGATGCTTTGAGAAAAAG GTGCGATACCAGAGCAGGAAAAAACTGGCAGAACAGAGACCACGTGTGCGTGGCCAATTTGTTAGACAAGGGGTGAATGGCAAGGACTCAGATTCGTAA
- the LOC139895905 gene encoding probable serine/threonine-protein kinase PBL7 — translation MGCLFCSHKSKKKPKFLQNKKPEDQISSASDKFKVKSVVDANKEAFKDGGSTHIAGHTFTFRELAAAAKNFRADCLLGEGGFGRVYKGRLESTNQVVAIKQLDRNGLQGNREFLVEVLMLSLLHHPNLVNLIGYCADGDQRLLVYEYMALGSLEDHLHDLPPDKQQLDWNTRMKIAAGAAKGLEYLHDKASPPVIYRDLKCSNILLDEEYNPKLSDFGLAKLGPVGDNTHVSTRVMGTYGYCAPEYAMTGQLTLKSDVYSFGVVLLEIITGRKAIDHSKTGCEHNLVAWARPLFKDRRKFGQMADPMLQGQYPARGLYQALAVAAMCLQEQPNMRPVIADVVTALTYLASQKYDPRAHQPHTTRSGASTPRTTGRNSDAAASTR, via the exons ATGGGTTGTTTATTCTGCTCTCATAAATCCAAGAAAAAACCTAAATTTCTGCAGAACAAGAAGCCTGAAGATCAGATCTCATCAGCTTCAG ATAAATTCAAGGTTAAGTCAGTTGTGGATGCCAATAAGGAAGCATTTAAAGATGGAGGATCTACACACATTGCAGGACACACATTTACATTTCGTGAATTGGCGGCTGCAGCCAAGAATTTTAGAGCAGATTGTCTTTTGGGTGAAGGAGGTTTCGGTAGAGTATATAAAGGGAGGTTAGAGAGTACGAACCAG GTTGTGGCGATCAAACAACTTGACCGTAATGGTTTGCAAGGAAATAGGGAGTTTCTTGTTGAAGTATTAATGTTAAGCCTACTTCATCATCCTAATTTGGTGAATTTAATTGGATATTGTGCTGACGGGGATCAAAGACTTCTCGTTTACGAGTACATGGCACTTGGATCATTGGAAGACCATTTACACG ATCTGCCTCCTGATAAACAACAACTCGACTGGAACACGAGAATGAAAATAGCTGCAGGTGCAGCAAAAGGATTGGAATATTTACACGATAAAGCTAGTCCTCCTGTTATATACCGTGACCTTAAGTGCTCAAATATTCTGCTAGATGAAGAATATAATCCCAAACTATCTGATTTTGGGCTCGCCAAATTGGGACCCGTTGGTGATAATACTCACGTGTCAACGAGAGTAATGGGGACTTATGGGTATTGTGCTCCCGAATATGCCATGACAGGTCAGCTCACGCTAAAATCAGATGTGTACAGTTTTGGAGTTGTTCTTCTTGAAATCATTACCGGGAGAAAAGCAATAGACCATTCGAAAACTGGCTGTGAACACAATCTGGTTGCTTGG GCACGTCCTTTATTTAAAGACCGTAGGAAATTTGGACAGATGGCGGACCCTATGCTCCAAGGGCAGTATCCTGCAAGAGGTTTATATCAGGCACTTGCAGTGGCTGCAATGTGTTTACAAGAGCAGCCAAACATGCGGCCCGTGATAGCCGATGTAGTTACGGCTCTCACTTATCTTGCGTCTCAAAAGTACGATCCACGGGCCCACCAGCCTCATACCACTCGTTCGGGGGCTTCGACCCCAAGAACAACTGGAAGAAATAGTGATGCTGCTGCTTCCACCAGGTGA